One Oncorhynchus clarkii lewisi isolate Uvic-CL-2024 chromosome 31, UVic_Ocla_1.0, whole genome shotgun sequence DNA segment encodes these proteins:
- the LOC139390546 gene encoding smoothelin-like 1 isoform X1 produces the protein MDDVSLRQDDSGNNATANQTEDNKNNETEREASVQECGPPKRDHLAEDTVEGHVVKSGANTGKVPEQAAGASVGNVEESQPVTDAIEVNGEEACKGEGTSQGADTGETEDSKVVNGEKKGEGEKEEDKNRKGQEVVKNGEIEKEDVKEDKEKGGENIARKKGKGEKIGEGKTEEKIKGDKGKDRKVKAGKGEGEKGEAGKGEKGEGEKGEGEKGEAGKGEAGKGEAGKGEGEKGEAGKGEGEKGEAGKEEGEKGEAGKGEGEKGEAGKGEGEKGEEEKGEGENIEAGKGEAGKGEGGKGEGEGGKGEGDGEGEKGEREGGKGEGGKAPENKSKPVKEKEGAGGGKVKEKSKEVEKQGKTKRKSGVNHTASTPSSVARPRSSARSARPSTKKDIIAKFQKNDSETPVVCNFKLQRSSMAVANGGSIKQKVLSWCQNKTRKYEGVSIENFSSSWCDGLAFCALIHRFFPDAFDFSALSSSEREKNFTLAFNTAETMADCCPLLEVGDMILMGNSPDPMCVFTYVQALCHHLSKIEKERKDKEEEERKSEKMKDEEVETTAEKKEEESEEPGKIDGQQEEGDEGRENEVKDGKENESEESSAVEREQEGREVRGLIEAQA, from the exons ATGGACGATGTATCACTCCGCCAGGACGATTCTGGGAATAACGCAACAGCCAACCAGACGGAGGACAACAAAAACaatgag acagagagagaggcttcagtgCAGGAGTGTGGCCCCCCTAAGAGAGACCACCTGGCGGAGGACACAGTGGAAGGTCATGTGGTTAAGTCTGGGGCTAATACGGGGAAAGTGCCGGAACAGGCAGCAGGGGCTAGCGTTGGAAATGTAGAGGAGTCTCAGCCAGTAACCGACGCCATTGAGGTTAATGGTGAAGAGGCTTGTAAGGGTGAGGGAACATCTCAAGGTGCTGACACCGGAGAAACAGAAGACTCCAAAGTGGTGAACGGAgagaagaagggggagggagagaaggaggaggacaagAATAGAAAGGGTCAAGAGGTGGTCAAGAatggagagattgagaaagaggaTGTGAAGGAGGacaaagagaaggggggagaaaaTATTGCcaggaaaaaggggaagggggaAAAGATAGGAGAGGGAAAAACAGAAGAGAAGATAAAAGGAGATAAAGGGAAAGACAGAAAAGTGAAggcagggaagggagagggagagaagggagaggcagggaagggagagaagggagagggagagaagggagagggagagaagggagaggcagggaagggagaggcagggaagggagaggcagggaagggagagggagagaagggagaggcagggaagggagagggagagaagggagaggcagggaaggaagagggagagaagggagag gcagggaagggagagggagagaagggagaggcagggaagggagagggagagaaaggagaggaagagaagggagagggagagaacatagAGGCAGGGAAGGGTGAGgcggggaagggagagggaggtaagggagagggagagggagggaagggagagggagacggagagggagagaagggagagagagagggagggaagggagagggagggaaggcacCGGAGAACAAGAGCAAACCAGTAAAAGAAAAGGAAGGGGCAGGAGGGGGAAAGGTTAAAGAGAAAAGCAAGGAGGTGGAGAAGCAAGGAAAGACCAAAAGAAAGAGTGGCGTGAATCACACCGCCTCTACCCCATCCTCTGTGGCCCGACCCCGGAGCTCTGCCCGCTCTGCCCGGCCTTCCACTAAAAAGGACATCATAGCAAAGTTCCAGAAAAATGACTCTGA GACACCGGTTGTCTGCAACTTCAAACTTCAGAGATCGTCTATGGCTGTGGCAAACGGGGGGTCAATCAAACAGAAAGTGCTTTCCTGGTGTCAAAACAAAACACGCAAGTACGAG GGTGTTTCCATAGAGAACTTCTCATCATCGTGGTGTGATGGGCTGGCGTTCTGTGCACTCATTCATCGCTTCTTCCCGGACGCTTTTGACTTCTCAGCCCTGAGCTcatctgagagagagaagaattTCACCCTGGCCTTCAATACAGCAGA gaccATGGCTGACTGCTGCCCCCTGTTGGAGGTTGGTGATATGATCCTGATGGGGAACAGCCCGGACCCTATGTGTGTGTTCACCTATGTCCAGGCACTCTGCCATCACCTCTCCAaaatagagaaggagaggaaggacaaggaggaagaggagaggaagagtgaaaaGATGAAAGACGAAGAGGTAGAAACCACTgcagagaagaaagaggaggagagtgaggaacCTGGGAAGATAGATGGTCAacaagaggagggagatgagggaaggGAGAACGAAGTAAAAGATGGGAAAGAGAACGAGAGTGAGGAGAGCtcagcggtagagagagagcaagagggaagAGAAGTTAGAGGGTTAATTGAAGCACAGGCTTAA
- the LOC139391023 gene encoding zinc finger protein 133-like isoform X1: MSTKMQAHLSLQTQLASIMDVLARAAVVEISQLFSESSADLHLEISRSYKDNEALKMKMKGMKSELFSLRLQRASTPRGSRFSFGRTLCKPRAKLTDKTPERHAAVNNRDDASITIGEKESPSTVKKECAVVESPDVILIKEEEGAEDDFGGCWPDAGQDNIDGETITMATPQLEHASQRLGHDEGPYSMSAHSRGEGALCSVSSTENYPFFRTPEQPQRLPSHSGLLPDHTINHQIQLNTHSIGGPLPGSPPMRGVQSDRGGQPTGDAGGRGLKIVEVASLEKTPTTTLATGGATVRRPGLVNQFQRHHIPHGTKPLLCSDCGKRFSRRLDLIRHRVVHTGETPVICNLCGNSFVNKTTLRVHMRIHTGEKPYMCSLCGKGFTQKGSLTIHLRTHSGEKPYSCSHCGASFNNHSNLRRHMVTHLEQAGTLTL; this comes from the exons ATGTCAACAAAAATGCAGGCTCATTTGTCTTTACAGACCCAACTCGCTTCCATAATGGACGTGCTTGCTAGAGCGGCCGTTGTCGAGATCAGTCAACTCTTTTCCGAGAGCTCGGCTGATTTACACTTGGAGATTTCTCGCAGCTACAAAGACAACGAAGCGCTGAAGATGAAGATGAAAGGGATGAAGAGCGAGCTTTTCTCCCTGCGGCTACAACGGGCGAGTACACCGCGGGGCAGTCGTTTTTCTTTTGGCAGAACTTTGTGCAAGCCTCGGGCAAAACTCACAG ATAAGACACCTGAGCGCCACGCGGCTGTTAACAACAGGGATGACGCTTCTATTACAATAGGGGAAAAGGAGAGTCCATCCACAGTCAAAAAAGAG TGTGCAGTTGTGGAGAGTCCAGATGTCATCTTgataaaggaggaggagggagctgAGGATGACTTTGGAGGATGTTGGCCAGATGCag GTCAAGACAATATTGATGGTGAGACTATTACTATGGCGACTCCACAGCTGGAACATGCCAGCCAGAGACTAGGTCACGATGAAGGGCCTTACAGCATGAGCGCTCATAGTCGAGGTGAAGGAGCTCTGTGCAGCGTGAGCAGTACTGAGAACTACCCTTTCTTCAGAACCCCAGAACAGCCCCAGAGATTGCCCTCACACTCTGGTCTGCTGCCAGACCACACAATCAATCATCAGATACAGCTGAACACTCATTCTATTGGGGGACCACTGCCAGGCAGCCCTCCAATGAGGGGGGTGCAAAGTGACAGAGGGGGTCAGCCGACAGGGGATGCAGGAGGACGGGGTCTGAAAATCGTCGAGGTAGCTTCCCTAGAAAAGACCCCAACAACAACCTTGGCAACAGGGGGTGCGACTGTGAGGCGCCCTGGTCTTGTAAACCAGTTCCAGCGCCACCACATACCCCACGGTACCAAGCCGTTGCTCTGTAGCGACTGTGGGAAGCGCTTCTCTCGCCGACTTGACTTGATCCGCCACCGGGTGGTCCACACAGGAGAGACGCCTGTCATATGCAACCTGTGCGGGAACTCGTTTGTCAACAAGACAACTCTGAGGGTCCATATGCGcatccacacaggggagaaaccgtaCATGTGTTCCCTGTGTGGGAAGGGCTTCACCCAGAAAGGCAGTCTGACCATCCACCTGAGGACCCACTCtggggagaaaccctacagctgctCCCACTGTGGCGCCTCGTTCAACAACCACAGCAACCTGCGCAGACACATGGTCACACACCTAGAACAGGCAGGGACGCTGACACtctga
- the LOC139390546 gene encoding smoothelin-like 1 isoform X3 gives MDDVSLRQDDSGNNATANQTEDNKNNETEREASVQECGPPKRDHLAEDTVEGHVVKSGANTGKVPEQAAGASVGNVEESQPVTDAIEVNGEEACKGEGTSQGADTGETEDSKVVNGEKKGEGEKEEDKNRKGQEVVKNGEIEKEDVKEDKEKGGENIARKKGKGEKIGEGKTEEKIKGDKGKDRKVKAGKGEGEKGEAGKGEKGEGEKGEGEKGEGEGGKAPENKSKPVKEKEGAGGGKVKEKSKEVEKQGKTKRKSGVNHTASTPSSVARPRSSARSARPSTKKDIIAKFQKNDSETPVVCNFKLQRSSMAVANGGSIKQKVLSWCQNKTRKYEGVSIENFSSSWCDGLAFCALIHRFFPDAFDFSALSSSEREKNFTLAFNTAETMADCCPLLEVGDMILMGNSPDPMCVFTYVQALCHHLSKIEKERKDKEEEERKSEKMKDEEVETTAEKKEEESEEPGKIDGQQEEGDEGRENEVKDGKENESEESSAVEREQEGREVRGLIEAQA, from the exons ATGGACGATGTATCACTCCGCCAGGACGATTCTGGGAATAACGCAACAGCCAACCAGACGGAGGACAACAAAAACaatgag acagagagagaggcttcagtgCAGGAGTGTGGCCCCCCTAAGAGAGACCACCTGGCGGAGGACACAGTGGAAGGTCATGTGGTTAAGTCTGGGGCTAATACGGGGAAAGTGCCGGAACAGGCAGCAGGGGCTAGCGTTGGAAATGTAGAGGAGTCTCAGCCAGTAACCGACGCCATTGAGGTTAATGGTGAAGAGGCTTGTAAGGGTGAGGGAACATCTCAAGGTGCTGACACCGGAGAAACAGAAGACTCCAAAGTGGTGAACGGAgagaagaagggggagggagagaaggaggaggacaagAATAGAAAGGGTCAAGAGGTGGTCAAGAatggagagattgagaaagaggaTGTGAAGGAGGacaaagagaaggggggagaaaaTATTGCcaggaaaaaggggaagggggaAAAGATAGGAGAGGGAAAAACAGAAGAGAAGATAAAAGGAGATAAAGGGAAAGACAGAAAAGTGAAggcagggaagggagagggagagaagggagaggcagggaagggagagaagggagagggagagaagggagagggagagaagggagag ggagagggagggaaggcacCGGAGAACAAGAGCAAACCAGTAAAAGAAAAGGAAGGGGCAGGAGGGGGAAAGGTTAAAGAGAAAAGCAAGGAGGTGGAGAAGCAAGGAAAGACCAAAAGAAAGAGTGGCGTGAATCACACCGCCTCTACCCCATCCTCTGTGGCCCGACCCCGGAGCTCTGCCCGCTCTGCCCGGCCTTCCACTAAAAAGGACATCATAGCAAAGTTCCAGAAAAATGACTCTGA GACACCGGTTGTCTGCAACTTCAAACTTCAGAGATCGTCTATGGCTGTGGCAAACGGGGGGTCAATCAAACAGAAAGTGCTTTCCTGGTGTCAAAACAAAACACGCAAGTACGAG GGTGTTTCCATAGAGAACTTCTCATCATCGTGGTGTGATGGGCTGGCGTTCTGTGCACTCATTCATCGCTTCTTCCCGGACGCTTTTGACTTCTCAGCCCTGAGCTcatctgagagagagaagaattTCACCCTGGCCTTCAATACAGCAGA gaccATGGCTGACTGCTGCCCCCTGTTGGAGGTTGGTGATATGATCCTGATGGGGAACAGCCCGGACCCTATGTGTGTGTTCACCTATGTCCAGGCACTCTGCCATCACCTCTCCAaaatagagaaggagaggaaggacaaggaggaagaggagaggaagagtgaaaaGATGAAAGACGAAGAGGTAGAAACCACTgcagagaagaaagaggaggagagtgaggaacCTGGGAAGATAGATGGTCAacaagaggagggagatgagggaaggGAGAACGAAGTAAAAGATGGGAAAGAGAACGAGAGTGAGGAGAGCtcagcggtagagagagagcaagagggaagAGAAGTTAGAGGGTTAATTGAAGCACAGGCTTAA
- the LOC139391023 gene encoding zinc finger protein 133-like isoform X2, which translates to MDVLARAAVVEISQLFSESSADLHLEISRSYKDNEALKMKMKGMKSELFSLRLQRASTPRGSRFSFGRTLCKPRAKLTDKTPERHAAVNNRDDASITIGEKESPSTVKKECAVVESPDVILIKEEEGAEDDFGGCWPDAGQDNIDGETITMATPQLEHASQRLGHDEGPYSMSAHSRGEGALCSVSSTENYPFFRTPEQPQRLPSHSGLLPDHTINHQIQLNTHSIGGPLPGSPPMRGVQSDRGGQPTGDAGGRGLKIVEVASLEKTPTTTLATGGATVRRPGLVNQFQRHHIPHGTKPLLCSDCGKRFSRRLDLIRHRVVHTGETPVICNLCGNSFVNKTTLRVHMRIHTGEKPYMCSLCGKGFTQKGSLTIHLRTHSGEKPYSCSHCGASFNNHSNLRRHMVTHLEQAGTLTL; encoded by the exons ATGGACGTGCTTGCTAGAGCGGCCGTTGTCGAGATCAGTCAACTCTTTTCCGAGAGCTCGGCTGATTTACACTTGGAGATTTCTCGCAGCTACAAAGACAACGAAGCGCTGAAGATGAAGATGAAAGGGATGAAGAGCGAGCTTTTCTCCCTGCGGCTACAACGGGCGAGTACACCGCGGGGCAGTCGTTTTTCTTTTGGCAGAACTTTGTGCAAGCCTCGGGCAAAACTCACAG ATAAGACACCTGAGCGCCACGCGGCTGTTAACAACAGGGATGACGCTTCTATTACAATAGGGGAAAAGGAGAGTCCATCCACAGTCAAAAAAGAG TGTGCAGTTGTGGAGAGTCCAGATGTCATCTTgataaaggaggaggagggagctgAGGATGACTTTGGAGGATGTTGGCCAGATGCag GTCAAGACAATATTGATGGTGAGACTATTACTATGGCGACTCCACAGCTGGAACATGCCAGCCAGAGACTAGGTCACGATGAAGGGCCTTACAGCATGAGCGCTCATAGTCGAGGTGAAGGAGCTCTGTGCAGCGTGAGCAGTACTGAGAACTACCCTTTCTTCAGAACCCCAGAACAGCCCCAGAGATTGCCCTCACACTCTGGTCTGCTGCCAGACCACACAATCAATCATCAGATACAGCTGAACACTCATTCTATTGGGGGACCACTGCCAGGCAGCCCTCCAATGAGGGGGGTGCAAAGTGACAGAGGGGGTCAGCCGACAGGGGATGCAGGAGGACGGGGTCTGAAAATCGTCGAGGTAGCTTCCCTAGAAAAGACCCCAACAACAACCTTGGCAACAGGGGGTGCGACTGTGAGGCGCCCTGGTCTTGTAAACCAGTTCCAGCGCCACCACATACCCCACGGTACCAAGCCGTTGCTCTGTAGCGACTGTGGGAAGCGCTTCTCTCGCCGACTTGACTTGATCCGCCACCGGGTGGTCCACACAGGAGAGACGCCTGTCATATGCAACCTGTGCGGGAACTCGTTTGTCAACAAGACAACTCTGAGGGTCCATATGCGcatccacacaggggagaaaccgtaCATGTGTTCCCTGTGTGGGAAGGGCTTCACCCAGAAAGGCAGTCTGACCATCCACCTGAGGACCCACTCtggggagaaaccctacagctgctCCCACTGTGGCGCCTCGTTCAACAACCACAGCAACCTGCGCAGACACATGGTCACACACCTAGAACAGGCAGGGACGCTGACACtctga
- the LOC139390546 gene encoding smoothelin-like 1 isoform X2 has translation MDDVSLRQDDSGNNATANQTEDNKNNETEREASVQECGPPKRDHLAEDTVEGHVVKSGANTGKVPEQAAGASVGNVEESQPVTDAIEVNGEEACKGEGTSQGADTGETEDSKVVNGEKKGEGEKEEDKNRKGQEVVKNGEIEKEDVKEDKEKGGENIARKKGKGEKIGEGKTEEKIKGDKGKDRKVKAGKGEGEKGEAGKGEKGEGEKGEGEKGEAGKGEAGKGEAGKGEGEKGEAGKGEGEKGEAGKEEGEKGEGEKGEREGGKGEGGKAPENKSKPVKEKEGAGGGKVKEKSKEVEKQGKTKRKSGVNHTASTPSSVARPRSSARSARPSTKKDIIAKFQKNDSETPVVCNFKLQRSSMAVANGGSIKQKVLSWCQNKTRKYEGVSIENFSSSWCDGLAFCALIHRFFPDAFDFSALSSSEREKNFTLAFNTAETMADCCPLLEVGDMILMGNSPDPMCVFTYVQALCHHLSKIEKERKDKEEEERKSEKMKDEEVETTAEKKEEESEEPGKIDGQQEEGDEGRENEVKDGKENESEESSAVEREQEGREVRGLIEAQA, from the exons ATGGACGATGTATCACTCCGCCAGGACGATTCTGGGAATAACGCAACAGCCAACCAGACGGAGGACAACAAAAACaatgag acagagagagaggcttcagtgCAGGAGTGTGGCCCCCCTAAGAGAGACCACCTGGCGGAGGACACAGTGGAAGGTCATGTGGTTAAGTCTGGGGCTAATACGGGGAAAGTGCCGGAACAGGCAGCAGGGGCTAGCGTTGGAAATGTAGAGGAGTCTCAGCCAGTAACCGACGCCATTGAGGTTAATGGTGAAGAGGCTTGTAAGGGTGAGGGAACATCTCAAGGTGCTGACACCGGAGAAACAGAAGACTCCAAAGTGGTGAACGGAgagaagaagggggagggagagaaggaggaggacaagAATAGAAAGGGTCAAGAGGTGGTCAAGAatggagagattgagaaagaggaTGTGAAGGAGGacaaagagaaggggggagaaaaTATTGCcaggaaaaaggggaagggggaAAAGATAGGAGAGGGAAAAACAGAAGAGAAGATAAAAGGAGATAAAGGGAAAGACAGAAAAGTGAAggcagggaagggagagggagagaagggagaggcagggaagggagagaagggagagggagagaagggagagggagagaagggagaggcagggaagggagaggcagggaagggagaggcagggaagggagagggagagaagggagaggcagggaagggagagggagagaagggagaggcagggaaggaagagggagagaagggagag ggagagaagggagagagagagggagggaagggagagggagggaaggcacCGGAGAACAAGAGCAAACCAGTAAAAGAAAAGGAAGGGGCAGGAGGGGGAAAGGTTAAAGAGAAAAGCAAGGAGGTGGAGAAGCAAGGAAAGACCAAAAGAAAGAGTGGCGTGAATCACACCGCCTCTACCCCATCCTCTGTGGCCCGACCCCGGAGCTCTGCCCGCTCTGCCCGGCCTTCCACTAAAAAGGACATCATAGCAAAGTTCCAGAAAAATGACTCTGA GACACCGGTTGTCTGCAACTTCAAACTTCAGAGATCGTCTATGGCTGTGGCAAACGGGGGGTCAATCAAACAGAAAGTGCTTTCCTGGTGTCAAAACAAAACACGCAAGTACGAG GGTGTTTCCATAGAGAACTTCTCATCATCGTGGTGTGATGGGCTGGCGTTCTGTGCACTCATTCATCGCTTCTTCCCGGACGCTTTTGACTTCTCAGCCCTGAGCTcatctgagagagagaagaattTCACCCTGGCCTTCAATACAGCAGA gaccATGGCTGACTGCTGCCCCCTGTTGGAGGTTGGTGATATGATCCTGATGGGGAACAGCCCGGACCCTATGTGTGTGTTCACCTATGTCCAGGCACTCTGCCATCACCTCTCCAaaatagagaaggagaggaaggacaaggaggaagaggagaggaagagtgaaaaGATGAAAGACGAAGAGGTAGAAACCACTgcagagaagaaagaggaggagagtgaggaacCTGGGAAGATAGATGGTCAacaagaggagggagatgagggaaggGAGAACGAAGTAAAAGATGGGAAAGAGAACGAGAGTGAGGAGAGCtcagcggtagagagagagcaagagggaagAGAAGTTAGAGGGTTAATTGAAGCACAGGCTTAA